The following DNA comes from Papaver somniferum cultivar HN1 chromosome 4, ASM357369v1, whole genome shotgun sequence.
ATTATTGCATTACTATGATCACATTACTAGAAGACATACATCCAAGTCTCCTGTTGTATCTTATTTCTGGCAATTCTTTACCTCCTTGGCATGAAATTGTCAAGGTCTGGGTACAAAGAATGCCAAAAATTACCTCGATGATATGTTAAATAAACTCAATCCTGATATCATCTTCTTatctgaaacaaaacaaaaacaagataagCTTATGAAAACTAGGAAAGATATCAATGTTCAAAATGTTTGTTAATCCAGGAGGTGCTAGTGGAACAACTGGTGGCTTAGCATTGATTTGGAAAAGCAACCTTGATATTGAGATCCTTGACTGCTCTCTAAACCATATCAATGCTATTGTTCAGCCTACCAGTGACACTCCTTGGTTATTTACTAGTTACTATGGTAGCCCTTATAACACTAAGAGTAAAATTGAGTCCTGGAAAATCTTGCAACAAACTGTTGTCAAACATACTATTCCTTGGTTGGTTATTAGTGATCTCAATATCATTTTGCATGATACTGAAAAATACATTACTCAACCCTTGGATGCTAATGAGGCTTCTATGTTTAGCACCAAAATCCTGGATATTGACTTAGTTGATCTGGGCACCACTGGCTGCCCTTTCACTTGGTCTAACAAAATAAGTGGTCATGCTCTCACTGAACAAAGATTGGATAGAGGGCTAGCCACTGAAAGTTGGCTACTATTATATCCAAATACTACAATTTCTAATATGCTAGCTATTGGGTCTGATCATCACCCAATTCTTCTCAATTCTAACCCAACCTGACAAACTGGTAAAATCCccttcaaattctttggtccctAGCTAGACCATAAGGATTGCAGAAAAATCATTGCTGAGTATTGGAGGAGAAATTTGTCTAGCTTTAGTGCTTTCCTCATTGCCAAGAAGCTTAAATATATCAAACTGCATCTCAGAGTCTGGAACAAAGAGGTTTATGGTAATATCAAAACTAACATTGAAGAATGTAAACAACATCTTTTATGGTTACATAATAACTACTTCAGAGCTAATAGAAGTGAAGCTGTCAGGTTAGCAAAGCAAAAGCTCAGTGAGTGGCAAGACGTTGAAGAAAAATGCTGGAAGACTAAAATTAGAGACCAATTTATAAAATTAGGTGAAAAAACACCAACTACTTTCATAGAGCCACAAAATGTAgaacaagaagaaacaagattgatACAATTTAAGATAGTGAATGCATTTGGATAACTGATTATCAAGAGTTGAAGAACTTTTTCACCCAACACTTCACCAGGATGGcttctgcaaaaaaaaatcatcatcaaccCAAAAATAATCAACCTGATACACACTACCATCAACAATGCTGACAATACCACCTTAAACATAACCCCTGATCACAATGAAATCAAATCCATCTTGTTTAGTATGGCAAAAGATAAAGCTTTAGGGCCTGATGCTTTCCCACCAAATTTCTTCCAAGCTAACTGGGATCTTGTTGGAGATGACATTGTCAAGATGGTGCAACACTTCTTCCTTTCTGGTCATATCCTAAAAGAGATGAACTCTACATTCATTTCCCAAATACCAAAGATAGAAAGTCCTACTTCTCTAAGCCATTTTAGACCTATAAGCCTCTGCAACACTacctacaaaatcatatccaaactgtTAGATCAAAGAATGAAACCATTCCCCAACAAAATCATTTCACCCTACCAATCTGCTTTCATTCCTGGGAGGCAAATTTCTGACAATATTGTCATTGCTCATGAGCTCATTCATTCCATGAGATCCAAAAGAGGTGTCAAAGGTGATAAAGGTAGTATGGGGATAAAGATTGACATGGTTAAGGATTTTGACAGAGTAGACTAGAACTTTCTCAAAATTATCATGTCCAAGATGGGCTTCAATGATGCTTGGTGCCAAAAAATTATGCAATGCTTATCTACCACCACCTCTGCTGTTCTCATTAATGATTCTCTTAATTCTTTCTTCTCTCCCTCTAGAGGCCTTAGAAAAGGAGACCCTCTATCTCCTTACCTTTTTCTCTTTTGCATAGAATCTCTCTAGAACTCTTATACATTCTGAAGACCTTGGCATCATCTCTGGCATAAAGATCTGCAAGGGAGCCCCTTCTATAAATCATCTtctgtttgctgatgattgtatggTGTTCTGCAAAGCCAACAAAATTGAAGCTCAAAATCTCATGGACATCCTCAACCTCTTTGGAGATACTTCTGGCCAACTAATCGATTTCAATAAATCAGGAGTGTTTTTCAGTAGGAATACTGATCCTTCCCTTATCCCTGCTATCAGCAACATAATGGGAGTTAAAGTTCTGCAGCTGGATGATAAATATTTAGGATCTCCACTATTTACTCACCTAAGCAAAATTAAGTCTTTCAGACCAAGGGTTGACAAGATGAAGTTGAGACTCTCAAGTTGGAAAAATGTACCTCTAAATCCTGCTGGCAGGGAGATTCTCATCAAAACTGTTACCCCAAAAACCAGTATCTTTCAAATGAACTGCTTCAGAATTCCTAAACAAACTTTTCAAGACTTAAACAAGCTACAAAGATATTTCTTTTGGGGCAAAAATCTGGAAAACCCAACAGGCTACTACCCAAAGGCATGGACAGCCAtatacaaaccaaaggaactaAGTGGTTTAGGCTTCATAAATATGGAACTTTTTAACAGATCTATGATTATAGAAATTGGTTGGAGATTGGAACAAGACAAGGATTCTTTATGGTATCAACTAATGGATTCCAAGTACCTGATGGGAGGAAATATTCTAAATATGGATACAAAAGCCAAATATGGAAattcttggatctggaaaggtaTTCTTCAAGGCATACAGAATATACAACAATATTGCTCTTGGAAAATAGGCAAAGGGAACAGAATAAAAATCTGGGAGGATTTATGGATCCCAAACTCCACGGAAAAGCTCATAAAACCAGCTCACTGCCTACAGCATATTGAGATGTTGAAACATCTCATGACACCCTCAGGAAAATGGAATGCTCAGCTAGTTCAACAAATCTTTAGTATAAACACTGCTCAAATCATCTTGTCTCAGGAAATTCATCCAGGGGCAGATGATACCATGAGTTGGAACTTAAATAATACTGGAAAGTTTTCTGTCAAAGCCACACAAGACAAAGATAGATAACTTATACAGGAATGAAACTCTTACAAGAAATTGGTCGGCTATCTGGAAAATGGATATTGCTCCAGTTATAAAGATTTGtatctggaaatgtgctcatgaaattCTCCCCACAAATGCAAATACTGCAAGCATTCTACACTACATTGATCCTATCTGTCAAATTTGCAAAAGTGGGGTAGAAACTGTGACACATATGTTTTTAAATTGCCCTGCAGCAACTGATATCTGGCATGAAGTTCTTGGTGCATCCCATGGAAAGTTTGACAATACAACAAacttcatggattggttcaactCCTGGTTCATATCTAAAAGTAATTCTGGAAACCACAACACTTATGCCACCATTTGTTGGTAtatttggaaggctagatgtgatatAGTTTTCAAGAACATAAAGCCTAATGCAAAACAAACATATGTCTGCATTAAGCAACATCTTTGTGATTATAACAGAGTCCACAGATTAACATCTCATGCTCTAAATACTATCTACCTGAATGGTGAAGAATATGACAATCAGGCAGACATTACAGTGCCTTATAACCTGAACCATCGGACTCCACGGGAGTTTGGTTACATTATCAAAATTTGTACCATACAAGACCCTGGAAATTTAAAGTATTTTACTGCACTAACTATCTGGGATTGTGAAGGAAACAACATTGATAGCAGAGGATACTCAGGCCACTTGGAAAAATGGGTAGCAACATGAGGTGCAGATCTAGCATACAACTGGGCTAAGGAGCAGCAACACACGAATATTGAAGTTCAAGCTGAATCCCAGGAAGTTTTGTTAAGATTCCAGTCTCTCTATACCCAGGCTATCAAGGGCAGATTTAATCTCAGCTATTATGAAGAACTGCAAAACACCAATGAAGACAATATCTTAAGAATTAGTCCAATTAATTTTGTTTTAACTAGTCTTACTATTATccatagacttcaaaacttgCAATTTCTTAATACTGTTATTTTATGTAAGAACTATGAAAGCAGTACTGCCACAAGAGCTGGCACAACTACTGCCAGTATGTTGTTGGGTTCTTAGGCTCCGCCTaagtttttctatatatatatatatatatatatatatatatatatatatatatatatatatatatatatatatataaaaaacgggttcacgccaccatcaatacaagttccaatcctcaacgccacaaactacacagtatgggccatgcgaatgaaggtactgatgaaaatctacaaagtttgggaaacaattgatccaggtacattggacccagacaaaaacaatgttgccattggattactttttcaagcaataccagaatgtcttgttctacaagttggtgaacaagaaacttcaaagaaaatttgggatgcaataaaggcgcgtaatctcggagctgatcgagttaaagaagcccgtttgcaaaccttaatgtctgaatttgaaagaatgaagatgaaagacactaatactattgatagctttgcaggaaagctatcagagatagcctcaaaagttgcgtcacttggacaatccattgatgaagataaactggtaaagaagtttctcaatagttttccaagatccaagtatattcatatcatagcttctctcgaacaagtcttagatttaaagaagactagatatgaagatataattggaagattgaaagcatatgaagagagaatccttgatgaagaaaacaatggagaaactcaaggaaaactcttgtacacaaactcttaccaacaaaactctgcgacaagaggaagaggtcgtggaagaggtggtagagtaaacagaggccgaggaaggggaggaaggtttaactcacaagatagaacaacaagtcagaatgatcaaaaccaagggaaagaaaagaaggatagatcaaacattatttgttacagatgtgataaaccaggacacttctcctctgtatgccctgaaagaatacaaaagatggaagaagcaaacaagaatgaaacaagggaaacAGATACATCTCTTTtgatgcacgaagttgtattcttaaacgaagggaacctaataccaaagaactacgaatcaaaggatggagaagaaggaatctggtatttagataatggagccagcaatcacatgactggtaagagacactacttttctgaactcaatgagaaaatcaaaggacaagtgaagtttggggatgtatcttctgtagaaattgaagggaaatgatcaattctatttcagagcaagaccggataacagaagcttgtcacaaacatctacttcatcccaaacttacaaagcaacattctaagtttaggacaagctacagaagttggatgtgatgttagaatgcgacaagattatctaactgttcatgacccaagtggaagacttttagttagagtctcacgctcacagaatatactctacaagataagtctcatgattggaaggccattgtgtttGAATATGAGACTTGatgatcagacatggaagtggcacgcaaggttaggacacataagtttcagaaccttaaaaactatgtctcagaacaagatggttcgagggctaccacagataaacgatgaatcaaggatctttgaatcatgtttagttgggaaacaaacacgttaaggttttccaaaagcaacaacattcagagcctcaaagccattagagcttcttcatgctgatttatgtggtcctattacaccacaaaccctcgCAAATAACAAACACATATTTGTTATTGTAGaaacttctcaagatatatgtggtctattcttatgaaagaaaagagtgaagcatttgatagattcaaagctttcagaaatctgatagaaaaagagttaaaagaggaggtcaaaatgcttagaactgatagaggaggagagttcacttccttagagttcaacaagttctgtgagtcaaattgAATCAAAAGGtaactcacagcaccatatacaccacaacaaaatggagtggtggagaggagaaacatgactctaatggagatgacaagaagttctttaaaggctatgcaggtacctaattatctatggggagaagttgtacgacactccacatacctaataaacaggatacctacgaaagctctgaaagacatgactccatatgaaagtttgagaaagagaaaaccaaacatagatcatttaagagtgtttggttgcaaagcatacgcaaaagttgattctgcaactcttaagaaactggatgatcgatctcagactcttgtgcatctaggaattgagcctggatccaaagcttacaaattactcaatccaacaacgaaaagagtaatagtgagtcgaggtgtagtattcgatgaaaaagcaaactggaactggaaagaaactaatgatggaccaagtagggatccaggaatgtttcacatgagatggggtcaagtaattgatgaaggcgaaggacccataatcatcaataccaatggaaacaatgatgttaatcaagaagaagaagagaataatgaaaacactgagaataacgaagaagtagaagaagaagaagaagagatcgatgaaataactcaacccattccactgcgaaaatcaacaagacagatacaaaagccacggtatctggaggattatgttcttcaagctgcataagaatgtgagattatgctactttctgttaatgatgaaccaaggaattttcaggaagcaaaggtctcgactaaatggacacaagcatgtagagaagaaattatttcaatcaacagaaacaagacttggtttctagttgataatccaggtggggtaaaagtgattggtcttaagtggatcttcaaaataaaacggaatgctgatggtactgtcaataaatacaaagcaaggcttgtagctaaaggatatgtacaagaatcaggcatagattttgatgaagtttttgcaccagttgctagaattgaaacaaGTTGCTATTAACTGGTATCAATGTAGTCTATTGCttccgcgcgtttatgctctcctctctcttgctcgatccttaacattggtatcagagcttgtctacaccgagccatgggagacgagagcaccatcatacgtGCAAAAGATttctcacaagcacagttgaagcttaagggggagaatgttggattaacttcaacataaaagtcactaacaagctggttaggacaagattaggaaattgatgtaatcctaagggaattagaagtcatctagttctaagaaaaggaaagacatgtaataaggtaataggactaggaaaaggaattcatagttatatatatatatgctcaccaaagttgtggttggtcatatgagcaagattagagcttgtgtttagttttgagagattttctaaacatcaataaagatagttgtctttatataagctaagttttatcttgcagttgccattatggACACTCTAGTCCTTTGCTTTCAATCCTCATTAGTCCAAAAATTTACTATATGGACAGTTTGGTCCAAAATTAGGTCGAGTTGTATAAATTTTTTTCCAAACTTCAACTGATCTAGAAAGTAGATTTTTTCTTATTACCGTCATCACCCTTTCTATGTTTCGGAATTCGTTTTTCATATCTTAATTTCCTTTGGAGAGAGATAGAGACAGAGCACACAGACGATTGGTGTTGTTGTTTTATTGGATTTTTGCAATAAAGTTAGAGTTTTgatctttttatttatttgattgatttcttcttttatttttcttcaattttttaagTTTGATCTATTAACAGAAATTTCAGATTAAAAAGAAAATGTTTGAATCATTTTGAGTTTATTTCAATTCTACTCCCCATCTATATATCGTCAaagtaaaatagattattttcgtTGAGTTGTATAAATAATTTAGATTTAGATTCTGATTAATCAATCAATTCGATTCAATATCAATATCACATGCTCATGCGATGGTAGTCTGCATGGATAAGATTATAATTGTTGATCTCGTTGTAATTTAACTTTCAGGTACAAGTTATGTCATAAATTGTAAATGATGCAACCTAATTTGAGAAATTAGGTTAAGAGTATCGGTGATAATTAAAAGACGGCTTGGATGAATAGACTTATTATAAGATCTGGGTGTTGCTAATATAGCTAAAAATAGGTGTATTTACCTTTGGTTCGACAATTTGGATTTTTGGGTTAGTAAGAACATAGATTTCTAGGCATTGGGTCGTTTTTAGTTGATACATGTTCTAAAATCGGGGTGAAACGAATTTACTTGATGATTTGTTTTACATTTTTGTTACTGAGTAGAGATTTTCACTTGATTGGGTCGCcatctctttctatttgatgGAAGATCAGGAGAGTCTTGTGCTGAGAtataacaaaattttattaaaaatataATAATTGTTTTTTGCTAACGCATACTGATCAATTTTTGTTTGATCTGAATAGGACCCAACGCTGAAAGAGATAACAATCAGAAAAAATTTAGTTATGAAATTGGAGATGATCTACTGTTGTCCTAGTTCTTTATACTATACTAGTATAACCCGGGAGGGCTGACAGAAGAACTTGATGAAACGACACCACATTGCACGGATTCAAATTTGTAAAGGAACAAATATTGTAAAAGAGACGTTCAGAATTTTTTTACTAATACACACAGTAGTATTCCTAATCATTTGTTTCTTAGATTACTAATACACACGGTAGGTACCCTGTTTCGGCGACCAGTAGTAGAAATTAGAAACCAACCAAAGCTtatattttatttgatttcaAAAATATAGAACACCACTTGATAAGTTTAACATTGCTAACATGAAAGCAATGGGTTTAGTCTCAGATGTAAGTATCAATCATGGATAATTGGCCACTGATTGCAAACATTTTCTTTGACTTGAACCTTCCAAATCTCGTTATTACGGGATGTACAAACTCCGGCAAATCCTCCCAAGATCCGACCATAGCATCTTATATCCATCCATGGCCGCAGAACTGAACTTCATCACTAATGTTCATCCACGTCTAAGTCACCCACCAGTTACTACAGACTGAAACACCTTCATTCATGTTAACTGGCAGATTCAGACAACAACCACGGTGCCTGCAATCTCTTAAAAATCCAACCAGCACATATCTCCACTTCTTCCTGGTGTCTCATAAGCATCTCTAGCCACAGATGGACCCAAACGACCACCAGCTGAAATCGATCCATGTGACCACCGACATACTACTCTCTAGTGCCTGCAATTATTTCATAGAGTTGATTCCAATTACTTCAACCCAAATGCACTCGTTGTTGCATCTCAGCCAGCAGCTACAGCCACCTGCAATCGATCCAGTCTTCGATGTTCACCTACAACAAGCTCAATTTCCCCTGACATTTAACAATCAATACCACCTGATGCCGTTATTAGACAACACCAAAATTGTATCAAGTTGATAATGGTTCTAATACAACAACCATTTGCAATTGAAAAAGAACACCAGCACCAATTAAGAAAAAACAACATCTGCATTAAGAAAACGCATTCACAATCCAGAACTAAATAGACAAGATGCATCAGTATAATTAATGAGCGCAAGGCGAAATCTCACATAAGGGTAGAAAGAGAGATCTTCGTAAACGTGACACTCCACTGAAGTGGGTGGCGATTGGATGTTCATTCATAAAATGTGTGATTATTTTCCTAATGTCTACTGAGTAAATATTGCCAAACAGTGTGAAAAATGGGATCCCTGTTCTATCTCATCTATGTGACGAAATAAGAATATCTTAGATAAAGTAAGATGTTTTACTCGAATATCCCGGCATACCTGTTATAACTTGTAAAACTCCTGGTCTCTGTGATGTCATTCCCTCCTTTTTTTCTGTCTGTCCGGCCACGCTAAGGCAACTACTGGAATCAATTGAATCGATTCAAGAAGTGGGAACTGAGAAAACACAGACGAAGCACTAACATTGAATCGATCCAAACTAGGCTTCAACTTCCCAGCCTTGGCAACCCTTAGTTTTTGCCCTGCCACCATCACCAGCTTTACTGCCTTATTCAAGAACTCTGTTGCAGCATCACTGCTGCTTCCAACCCCAAACTATTACTCAACCTGCATTCCCACAATAAACACTCAAAATAAACACCTAGCAAAACTAACACTCCAATATTGAAAAGCACCAGTGACTAAAGGCTCTCGAATGTAGGATGATGTATCAGTGACTAAAGGAAAATATCAAAATGTAGGATGATGTATCAGTATGGCAGACAAATTGCAGAATGGAACATAGATTCTTACTTGGGTGCTAAGCAGAATGAATCAAAGAAATCATCTTCTCTACCCCCACTCATTCAAACTTCTCAAGAACAAACCCTAACTCACTAAGACGTAAAATCATCACCTGAAACTTGATACGATCTGTAATTCTAAACCTAATCCGTCAATTAATTCAATACCCAACTCAAATCTCGATCGGAATCTTATAAATGAAACCCACCTTCTAAAATCTGCAATCGATTCAATAATAGCAGAAACCCTAAATCCTAATCTTCACTATAATTATGCAATTCAACTATGAATTCATCTACGTAGTTCTCACGTCCGAAAACCCCAGTACTTATTCTACAAAATAATCACTAATTTCACATACAttcaaaaaa
Coding sequences within:
- the LOC113273187 gene encoding uncharacterized protein LOC113273187 translates to MAKDKALGPDAFPPNFFQANWDLVGDDIVKMVQHFFLSGHILKEMNSTFISQIPKIESPTSLSHFRPISLCNTTYKIISKLLDQRMKPFPNKIISPYQSAFIPGRQISDNIVIAHELIHSMRSKRGVKGDKGSMGIKIDMVKDFDRNLSRTLIHSEDLGIISGIKICKGAPSINHLLFADDCMVFCKANKIEAQNLMDILNLFGDTSGQLIDFNKSGVFFSRNTDPSLIPAISNIMGVKVLQLDDKYLGSPLFTHLSKIKSFRPRVDKMKLRLSSWKNVPLNPAGREILIKTVTPKTSIFQMNCFRIPKQTFQDLNKLQRYFFWGKNLENPTGYYPKAWTAIYKPKELSGLGFINMELFNRSMIIEIGWRLEQDKDSLWYQLMDSKYLMGGNILNMDTKAKYGNSWIWKGILQGIQNIQQYCSWKIGKGNRIKIWEDLWIPNSTEKLIKPAHCLQHIEMLKHLMTPSGKWNAQLVQQIFSINTAQIILSQEIHPGADDTMSWNLNNTGKFSVKATQDKDR